From the Conger conger chromosome 14, fConCon1.1, whole genome shotgun sequence genome, one window contains:
- the LOC133109748 gene encoding zona pellucida sperm-binding protein 3 receptor-like isoform X1 — protein MPRFRVFWSHLVSTFSLCLLLADCAKGQCQVPSLKPGVELTDESAGMDTFPEGSNVTLQCGKGHLNTSGSGVIHCTNGEWTAETLQCQKKSCGSPGELLNGKFTTPDGTDFGATAHAFCNRGFVLIGTAYRQCYDFGWNNRLPECEVVKCGDPPKIDNGKITSLPSGELYVFREIVTYTCDRNFNFVGDSQLVCNEDGKYNGTVPECKDLNCPTPIIEHADRIEGGPPPYKLKYFVVYKCRDGYEMKGERKLVCEANGWSSDFPTCVKVHSSTTPTPTKPALPPALP, from the exons ATGCCGAGGTTCAGGGTTTTCTGGTCACATTTGGTGTCGACCTTCAGTCTGTGCCTTCTACTTGCCGATTGTGCGAAAG GACAATGCCAGGTACCTTCGTTGAAGCCTGGCGTAGAATTAACCGATGAGAGCGCTGGAATGGACACTTTCCCCGAAGGATCAAATGTTACTCTCCAGTGCGGTAAAGGACATTTAAACACCAGTGGGAGTGGAGTTATACATTGCACAAATGGAGAATGGACCGCTGAAACACTTCAATGCCAAA AAAAATCGTGTGGCTCACCTGGGGAGTTGTTAAATGGGAAATTTACCACCCCAGACGGAACGGATTTTGGTGCGACCGCTCATGCTTTTTGTAACCGTGG cTTTGTCTTGATTGGAACGGCCTATAGGCagtgttatgattttggttggaATAATCGCCTGCCTGAATGTGAAG TTGTGAAATGTGGAGATCCTCCTAAAATTGACAATGGAAAAATCACCAGTCTTCCTTCCGGCGAATTGTATGTATTCAGAGAAATTGTAACCTACACCTGTGACAGAAACTTCAACTTTGTTGGAGACTCACAGCTTGTATGTAATGAAGATGGTAAATACAATGGGACTGTCCCTGAGTGTAAAG ATTTGAACTGTCCGACTCCAATAATTGAGCATGCTGATCGGATTGAAGGAGGTCCACCACCCTACAAGCTGAAATACTTTGTAGTCTATAAATGCAGAGATGGCTATGAAATGAAGGGCGAGAGGAAGCTAGTGTGTGAAGCAAACGGGTGGTCGTCTGACTTTCCAACCTGTGTTAAAG TTCATTCATCAACAACGCCTACCCCTACAAAACCAG CCTTGCCTCCTGCCCTCCCTTGA
- the LOC133109748 gene encoding membrane cofactor protein-like isoform X2, whose amino-acid sequence MPNFVLIGTAYRQCYDFGWNNRLPECEVVKCGDPPKIDNGKITSLPSGELYVFREIVTYTCDRNFNFVGDSQLVCNEDGKYNGTVPECKDLNCPTPIIEHADRIEGGPPPYKLKYFVVYKCRDGYEMKGERKLVCEANGWSSDFPTCVKVHSSTTPTPTKPALPPALP is encoded by the exons ATGCCAAA cTTTGTCTTGATTGGAACGGCCTATAGGCagtgttatgattttggttggaATAATCGCCTGCCTGAATGTGAAG TTGTGAAATGTGGAGATCCTCCTAAAATTGACAATGGAAAAATCACCAGTCTTCCTTCCGGCGAATTGTATGTATTCAGAGAAATTGTAACCTACACCTGTGACAGAAACTTCAACTTTGTTGGAGACTCACAGCTTGTATGTAATGAAGATGGTAAATACAATGGGACTGTCCCTGAGTGTAAAG ATTTGAACTGTCCGACTCCAATAATTGAGCATGCTGATCGGATTGAAGGAGGTCCACCACCCTACAAGCTGAAATACTTTGTAGTCTATAAATGCAGAGATGGCTATGAAATGAAGGGCGAGAGGAAGCTAGTGTGTGAAGCAAACGGGTGGTCGTCTGACTTTCCAACCTGTGTTAAAG TTCATTCATCAACAACGCCTACCCCTACAAAACCAG CCTTGCCTCCTGCCCTCCCTTGA
- the LOC133109749 gene encoding acidic mammalian chitinase-like — protein MVWSLDLDDFSRTFCGQGRYPLISTLKSGLGTGQSCTAPINPLPPVTQAPPPPPKPQPGGGGHSSGGGSGGSGFCAGKSNGLYPDPTSKNHFYECSQGQTYQQHCATGLVFDTSCNCCNWA, from the exons ATGGTGTGGAGTCTGGACCTTGATGACTTCAGCAGGACCTTCTGTGGCCAGGGAAGATACCCCCTGATCAGCACTCTGAAGAGTGGTCTTGGCACCGGCCAGA GCTGCACTGCCCCCAtcaaccccctgccccccgtcACCcaggccccccctccccctcccaagcCCCAGCCTGGCGGTGGTGGCCACAGCAGCGGAGGTGGCAGCGGAGGTAGCGGCTTCTGCGCCGGAAAGTCCAACGGACTCTACCCCGACCCCACCAGCAAGAACCACTTCTACGAGTGCAGCCAGGGACAGACCTACCAGCAGCACTGTGCCACAGGCCTGGTCTTCGACACCAGCTGCAACTGCTGCAACTGGGCCTAA
- the LOC133109745 gene encoding membrane cofactor protein-like isoform X4 — translation MPRFGDLCSFLVSTLCLCLLLADCVKGQCQVPLLKPGIELTDESAGMDIFPEGSSVTLQCGTGYSKTSGSGVINCANGVWIDETLQCQKKSCGSPGELLNGKFTTPDGTDFGATAHASCNRGFVLIGTAYRQCYDSGWTNRIPLCEVVKCGDPPKIDNGKITSLPSGELYVFREIVPYTCDKNFNLVGDSQLVCNEDGKYNGTVPECKGLNCPTPIIEHADRIEGGPPPYKLKYFVVYKCRDGYEMKGERKLVCEANGWSSDFPTCVEVPSTTKPTITKPGVPTPPATGKPTPPKPGTNLTWLWVVLGILFALALAACGCWKYIGMKKKCAKEPTEYL, via the exons ATGCCGAGGTTTGGGGATTTGTGCTCATTTTTGGTGTCGACCTTGTGCCTGTGCCTTCTACTTGCTGATTGTGTGAAAG GACAATGCCAGGTACCTTTGTTGAAGCCTGGCATAGAATTAACCGATGAGAGCGCTGGAATGGACATTTTTCCCGAAGGATCAAGTGTTACTCTCCAGTGCGGTACAGGATATTCAAAAACCAGTGGGAGTGGAGTTATAAATTGCGCAAATGGAGTATGGATCGATGAAACACTTCAATGCCAAA AAAAATCGTGTGGCTCACCTGGGGAGTTGTTAAATGGGAAATTTACCACCCCAGACGGAACGGATTTTGGTGCGACCGCTCATGCTTCTTGTAACCGTGG CTTTGTCTTGATTGGAACGGCCTATAGGCAGTGTTATGATTCAGGTTGGACTAATCGCATTCCTCTATGTGAAG TTGTGAAATGTGGAGATCCTCCTAAAATTGACAATGGAAAAATCACCAGTCTTCCTTCCGGCGAATTGTATGTATTCAGAGAAATTGTACCCTACACCTGTGACAAAAACTTCAACCTTGTTGGAGACTCACAGCTTGTATGTAATGAAGATGGTAAATACAATGGGACTGTCCCTGAGTGTAAAG GTTTGAACTGTCCGACTCCAATAATTGAGCATGCTGATCGGATTGAAGGAGGTCCACCACCCTACAAGCTGAAATACTTTGTAGTCTATAAATGCAGAGATGGCTATGAAATGAAGGGTGAGAGGAAGCTAGTGTGTGAAGCAAACGGGTGGTCGTCTGACTTTCCAACCTGTGTTGAAG TTCCTTCAACAACGAAACCCACCATTACAAAACCAG GTGTTCCAACACCACCAGCAACAGGGAAACCCACCCCTCCAAAACCAG GCACAAATTTGACGTGGCTGTGGGTTGTTCTTGGAATACTATTTGCTCTGG CACTGGCAGCTTGTGGATGCTGGAAATACATTGGCATGAAGAAAAAATG TGCAAAGGAGCCGACTGAGTATTTGTGA
- the LOC133109745 gene encoding membrane cofactor protein-like isoform X3, with protein MPRFGDLCSFLVSTLCLCLLLADCVKGQCQVPLLKPGIELTDESAGMDIFPEGSSVTLQCGTGYSKTSGSGVINCANGVWIDETLQCQKKSCGSPGELLNGKFTTPDGTDFGATAHASCNRGFVLIGTAYRQCYDSGWTNRIPLCEVVKCGDPPKIDNGKITSLPSGELYVFREIVPYTCDKNFNLVGDSQLVCNEDGKYNGTVPECKGLNCPTPIIEHADRIEGGPPPYKLKYFVVYKCRDGYEMKGERKLVCEANGWSSDFPTCVEGVPTPPATGKPTPPKPGTNLTWLWVVLGILFALALAACGCWKYIGMKKKCEYYTGEDGQMDKFDPLSSKAQTNCH; from the exons ATGCCGAGGTTTGGGGATTTGTGCTCATTTTTGGTGTCGACCTTGTGCCTGTGCCTTCTACTTGCTGATTGTGTGAAAG GACAATGCCAGGTACCTTTGTTGAAGCCTGGCATAGAATTAACCGATGAGAGCGCTGGAATGGACATTTTTCCCGAAGGATCAAGTGTTACTCTCCAGTGCGGTACAGGATATTCAAAAACCAGTGGGAGTGGAGTTATAAATTGCGCAAATGGAGTATGGATCGATGAAACACTTCAATGCCAAA AAAAATCGTGTGGCTCACCTGGGGAGTTGTTAAATGGGAAATTTACCACCCCAGACGGAACGGATTTTGGTGCGACCGCTCATGCTTCTTGTAACCGTGG CTTTGTCTTGATTGGAACGGCCTATAGGCAGTGTTATGATTCAGGTTGGACTAATCGCATTCCTCTATGTGAAG TTGTGAAATGTGGAGATCCTCCTAAAATTGACAATGGAAAAATCACCAGTCTTCCTTCCGGCGAATTGTATGTATTCAGAGAAATTGTACCCTACACCTGTGACAAAAACTTCAACCTTGTTGGAGACTCACAGCTTGTATGTAATGAAGATGGTAAATACAATGGGACTGTCCCTGAGTGTAAAG GTTTGAACTGTCCGACTCCAATAATTGAGCATGCTGATCGGATTGAAGGAGGTCCACCACCCTACAAGCTGAAATACTTTGTAGTCTATAAATGCAGAGATGGCTATGAAATGAAGGGTGAGAGGAAGCTAGTGTGTGAAGCAAACGGGTGGTCGTCTGACTTTCCAACCTGTGTTGAAG GTGTTCCAACACCACCAGCAACAGGGAAACCCACCCCTCCAAAACCAG GCACAAATTTGACGTGGCTGTGGGTTGTTCTTGGAATACTATTTGCTCTGG CACTGGCAGCTTGTGGATGCTGGAAATACATTGGCATGAAGAAAAAATG TGAATACTACACAGGAGAAGATGGGCAGATGGACAAGTTTGACCCATTAAGCTCCAAAGCCCAAACAAATTGCCATTGA
- the LOC133109745 gene encoding membrane cofactor protein-like isoform X1 — translation MPRFGDLCSFLVSTLCLCLLLADCVKGQCQVPLLKPGIELTDESAGMDIFPEGSSVTLQCGTGYSKTSGSGVINCANGVWIDETLQCQKKSCGSPGELLNGKFTTPDGTDFGATAHASCNRGFVLIGTAYRQCYDSGWTNRIPLCEVVKCGDPPKIDNGKITSLPSGELYVFREIVPYTCDKNFNLVGDSQLVCNEDGKYNGTVPECKGLNCPTPIIEHADRIEGGPPPYKLKYFVVYKCRDGYEMKGERKLVCEANGWSSDFPTCVEVPSTTKPTITKPGVPTPPATGKPTPPKPGTNLTWLWVVLGILFALALAACGCWKYIGMKKKCEYYTGEDGQMDKFDPLSSKAQTNCH, via the exons ATGCCGAGGTTTGGGGATTTGTGCTCATTTTTGGTGTCGACCTTGTGCCTGTGCCTTCTACTTGCTGATTGTGTGAAAG GACAATGCCAGGTACCTTTGTTGAAGCCTGGCATAGAATTAACCGATGAGAGCGCTGGAATGGACATTTTTCCCGAAGGATCAAGTGTTACTCTCCAGTGCGGTACAGGATATTCAAAAACCAGTGGGAGTGGAGTTATAAATTGCGCAAATGGAGTATGGATCGATGAAACACTTCAATGCCAAA AAAAATCGTGTGGCTCACCTGGGGAGTTGTTAAATGGGAAATTTACCACCCCAGACGGAACGGATTTTGGTGCGACCGCTCATGCTTCTTGTAACCGTGG CTTTGTCTTGATTGGAACGGCCTATAGGCAGTGTTATGATTCAGGTTGGACTAATCGCATTCCTCTATGTGAAG TTGTGAAATGTGGAGATCCTCCTAAAATTGACAATGGAAAAATCACCAGTCTTCCTTCCGGCGAATTGTATGTATTCAGAGAAATTGTACCCTACACCTGTGACAAAAACTTCAACCTTGTTGGAGACTCACAGCTTGTATGTAATGAAGATGGTAAATACAATGGGACTGTCCCTGAGTGTAAAG GTTTGAACTGTCCGACTCCAATAATTGAGCATGCTGATCGGATTGAAGGAGGTCCACCACCCTACAAGCTGAAATACTTTGTAGTCTATAAATGCAGAGATGGCTATGAAATGAAGGGTGAGAGGAAGCTAGTGTGTGAAGCAAACGGGTGGTCGTCTGACTTTCCAACCTGTGTTGAAG TTCCTTCAACAACGAAACCCACCATTACAAAACCAG GTGTTCCAACACCACCAGCAACAGGGAAACCCACCCCTCCAAAACCAG GCACAAATTTGACGTGGCTGTGGGTTGTTCTTGGAATACTATTTGCTCTGG CACTGGCAGCTTGTGGATGCTGGAAATACATTGGCATGAAGAAAAAATG TGAATACTACACAGGAGAAGATGGGCAGATGGACAAGTTTGACCCATTAAGCTCCAAAGCCCAAACAAATTGCCATTGA
- the LOC133109745 gene encoding membrane cofactor protein-like isoform X2 — translation MPRFGDLCSFLVSTLCLCLLLADCVKGQCQVPLLKPGIELTDESAGMDIFPEGSSVTLQCGTGYSKTSGSGVINCANGVWIDETLQCQKKSCGSPGELLNGKFTTPDGTDFGATAHASCNRGFVLIGTAYRQCYDSGWTNRIPLCEVVKCGDPPKIDNGKITSLPSGELYVFREIVPYTCDKNFNLVGDSQLVCNEDGKYNGTVPECKGLNCPTPIIEHADRIEGGPPPYKLKYFVVYKCRDGYEMKGERKLVCEANGWSSDFPTCVEVPSTTKPTITKPGVPTPPATGKPTPPKPGTNLTWLWVVLGILFALALAACGCWKYIGMKKKCARGYRGQMTKVAPQECDQ, via the exons ATGCCGAGGTTTGGGGATTTGTGCTCATTTTTGGTGTCGACCTTGTGCCTGTGCCTTCTACTTGCTGATTGTGTGAAAG GACAATGCCAGGTACCTTTGTTGAAGCCTGGCATAGAATTAACCGATGAGAGCGCTGGAATGGACATTTTTCCCGAAGGATCAAGTGTTACTCTCCAGTGCGGTACAGGATATTCAAAAACCAGTGGGAGTGGAGTTATAAATTGCGCAAATGGAGTATGGATCGATGAAACACTTCAATGCCAAA AAAAATCGTGTGGCTCACCTGGGGAGTTGTTAAATGGGAAATTTACCACCCCAGACGGAACGGATTTTGGTGCGACCGCTCATGCTTCTTGTAACCGTGG CTTTGTCTTGATTGGAACGGCCTATAGGCAGTGTTATGATTCAGGTTGGACTAATCGCATTCCTCTATGTGAAG TTGTGAAATGTGGAGATCCTCCTAAAATTGACAATGGAAAAATCACCAGTCTTCCTTCCGGCGAATTGTATGTATTCAGAGAAATTGTACCCTACACCTGTGACAAAAACTTCAACCTTGTTGGAGACTCACAGCTTGTATGTAATGAAGATGGTAAATACAATGGGACTGTCCCTGAGTGTAAAG GTTTGAACTGTCCGACTCCAATAATTGAGCATGCTGATCGGATTGAAGGAGGTCCACCACCCTACAAGCTGAAATACTTTGTAGTCTATAAATGCAGAGATGGCTATGAAATGAAGGGTGAGAGGAAGCTAGTGTGTGAAGCAAACGGGTGGTCGTCTGACTTTCCAACCTGTGTTGAAG TTCCTTCAACAACGAAACCCACCATTACAAAACCAG GTGTTCCAACACCACCAGCAACAGGGAAACCCACCCCTCCAAAACCAG GCACAAATTTGACGTGGCTGTGGGTTGTTCTTGGAATACTATTTGCTCTGG CACTGGCAGCTTGTGGATGCTGGAAATACATTGGCATGAAGAAAAAATG CGCTCGGGGCTACAGAGGACAGATGACCAAGGTAGCTCCCCAGGAGTGCGATCAGTAA